Proteins encoded in a region of the Stieleria neptunia genome:
- a CDS encoding glycine cleavage system protein H, with protein sequence MSDTRSTESFTFAMGEFEATFPLDRQYAKNHMWAQCIEPESGLGGGTWRFGLSAYAVRLLQDVYFLDWEVEAPSAVEHRQMIGAIESKKAESDLYAPVAGTLSAINEHVLSDPSLINADPYGAGWMIELAVAQEGSGVLLSPEQYADHLTEAWKVAQRTIKGQANV encoded by the coding sequence ATGTCCGATACACGTAGCACCGAATCGTTCACCTTTGCGATGGGTGAATTCGAAGCCACGTTTCCGCTGGACCGCCAATACGCCAAGAACCACATGTGGGCTCAATGCATCGAGCCTGAATCAGGTTTAGGGGGCGGCACGTGGCGGTTCGGGTTGTCGGCCTACGCCGTTCGCTTGTTGCAAGACGTCTACTTTCTGGACTGGGAAGTCGAAGCACCGTCGGCGGTCGAGCACCGTCAGATGATTGGCGCGATCGAAAGCAAGAAGGCGGAAAGTGACTTGTATGCGCCCGTCGCCGGGACACTGTCGGCGATCAATGAACACGTTCTTTCCGACCCCAGTTTGATCAACGCCGATCCCTACGGCGCCGGATGGATGATCGAACTGGCCGTCGCCCAAGAGGGCTCGGGCGTCTTGCTGTCGCCCGAGCAATATGCCGATCACCTGACCGAAGCCTGGAAAGTCGCCCAGCGCACGATCAAGGGTCAAGCGAACGTCTAG
- a CDS encoding coproporphyrinogen-III oxidase family protein has protein sequence MSSAASDSKTEVGSYFISNYPPYSQWKKDALEAVVSALHSPAIETTPLGLYLHIPFCRKRCKFCYFKVFTDVTAPEVQRYVDALCNEISMVSETEVMKDRPFRFVYFGGGTPSFLSPKQLTELAERLRQHITWDGAEEVTFECEPGTLSETKVKTLREELGVTRLSLGVENFSDKLLEENGRAHLSKQVFRAWEWIAEAEFPNVNIDLISGMVGETWDNWKDNIRQAIDMSPESVTIYQMELPFNTVISKDMLENHTTSPVADWTTKRAWVDYAFNEFIDAGYSISSAYTVVKDPSKVNFSYRDNLFKGADLLATGIASFGHVSGVHYQNVAELEQYLSTVESGSLPLGRGYVPTDHQRLIREMVLMLKLGYLELGYFQNKFGVNILERWKSEWEKYVEDGWATVNGERIELTRYGLLRVDAMLPVFFEPEHQNVRYT, from the coding sequence ATGTCGTCCGCCGCTAGTGATTCGAAAACTGAAGTCGGCAGCTACTTCATTTCGAACTATCCGCCCTACAGCCAATGGAAAAAGGACGCGCTGGAGGCAGTCGTCTCGGCGCTCCATAGCCCCGCGATCGAAACCACGCCGCTGGGGCTGTACCTGCACATCCCGTTTTGCCGAAAACGCTGCAAGTTCTGTTACTTCAAAGTCTTCACGGATGTGACCGCGCCGGAAGTCCAACGTTACGTCGACGCCTTGTGCAACGAAATTTCGATGGTCAGCGAAACGGAGGTGATGAAGGACCGCCCGTTCCGCTTCGTTTACTTCGGCGGCGGCACCCCCAGTTTCCTCTCCCCGAAACAGCTGACAGAACTGGCCGAACGACTCCGCCAGCACATCACCTGGGACGGCGCCGAAGAGGTGACGTTTGAATGTGAACCGGGGACGCTGAGCGAAACAAAGGTCAAAACGCTCCGCGAAGAACTCGGGGTCACGCGACTCAGCTTGGGTGTCGAAAACTTCTCCGACAAGCTGCTCGAAGAAAACGGCCGCGCCCACCTGTCCAAACAAGTGTTCCGCGCCTGGGAATGGATCGCCGAAGCCGAATTCCCCAACGTCAACATTGACCTAATCTCCGGGATGGTCGGTGAAACCTGGGACAACTGGAAAGACAACATTCGTCAAGCCATCGACATGTCACCCGAAAGCGTGACGATCTATCAGATGGAATTGCCTTTCAACACCGTGATCAGCAAGGACATGCTGGAGAACCACACGACCAGCCCGGTCGCCGATTGGACCACCAAGCGTGCCTGGGTGGATTACGCATTCAATGAATTCATCGATGCCGGCTACAGCATCAGCAGCGCCTACACGGTGGTGAAAGATCCTTCCAAGGTAAATTTCTCGTACCGAGACAATCTCTTCAAAGGAGCCGACTTGCTGGCCACCGGAATCGCCAGCTTCGGCCACGTCAGCGGCGTGCATTACCAGAACGTCGCCGAGTTAGAACAATACCTCTCGACGGTCGAGTCGGGTTCGCTGCCGCTGGGCCGTGGCTACGTTCCGACCGACCACCAACGACTGATCCGCGAGATGGTCTTGATGCTCAAACTCGGTTATTTGGAATTGGGCTACTTCCAAAACAAGTTCGGCGTCAACATTCTCGAGCGTTGGAAGTCGGAGTGGGAAAAGTATGTCGAAGACGGTTGGGCGACGGTCAACGGGGAACGCATCGAATTGACCCGATACGGTTTGCTGCGAGTCGACGCCATGTTGCCCGTGTTCTTTGAGCCGGAACATCAGAATGTCCGATACACGTAG
- a CDS encoding RluA family pseudouridine synthase gives MRRDFVVPESAANQRIDLFLTSACDGYSRTQIRQAVQEDQAAVDGRTVRPSFRIKPGQTIRFQLPEAFSDEVVPENIPLDLLYEDDGFVVVNKPPGMVVHPARGNWQGTLTSALAHRFQCLSDVGGPTRPGIVHRLDRDTSGVIVVAKTNAVHMALAQQWHDREVEKEYFAITVGRLDRDRDVIDAPIGRHPYQRDKMAIRENHSTTKPANTFYEVMERIGRFTLVRVRPKTGRTHQIRVHLAHLGCPILCDRLYAGHAVATESWLQGQGTLAGSPPVLDRQALHARRLTLCHPQSGESMTFEAPLPDDIRRTIQVIRQTEHR, from the coding sequence GTGCGCCGGGATTTCGTCGTTCCCGAGTCGGCGGCCAACCAACGCATCGATCTGTTTCTGACCAGCGCCTGCGACGGCTACAGCCGCACGCAAATCCGCCAGGCGGTTCAGGAGGATCAAGCGGCGGTGGATGGACGAACGGTCCGCCCGAGTTTCCGGATCAAACCCGGACAAACGATCCGTTTTCAACTGCCCGAAGCATTCTCCGATGAAGTGGTCCCGGAGAACATCCCGTTGGACCTGCTGTACGAAGACGACGGATTTGTCGTCGTCAACAAACCGCCGGGGATGGTCGTGCACCCGGCCCGCGGCAACTGGCAGGGAACCTTGACCAGCGCGCTGGCACACCGTTTTCAGTGCCTGTCCGACGTCGGCGGCCCGACGCGACCGGGGATTGTCCACCGGTTGGACCGCGACACCAGCGGCGTCATCGTGGTCGCCAAGACCAACGCCGTTCACATGGCGTTGGCCCAGCAATGGCATGATCGCGAAGTCGAAAAAGAATACTTTGCCATCACCGTCGGCCGACTCGACCGCGATCGCGATGTCATCGACGCACCGATCGGGCGGCATCCCTACCAACGTGACAAGATGGCGATTCGAGAAAACCATTCGACCACGAAACCGGCCAATACGTTCTACGAAGTCATGGAGCGGATCGGTCGCTTCACGCTCGTCCGGGTCCGTCCTAAAACCGGACGGACCCACCAAATTCGCGTCCACCTGGCCCACCTGGGATGCCCGATCCTGTGTGACCGACTCTACGCGGGGCACGCCGTCGCGACGGAATCCTGGTTGCAGGGACAAGGCACCCTCGCGGGCAGCCCACCCGTGCTCGATCGCCAGGCCTTGCACGCGCGCCGTTTGACACTCTGCCATCCCCAAAGTGGCGAATCGATGACCTTCGAAGCCCCCCTACCGGATGACATCCGGCGGACGATCCAGGTGATCCGCCAGACAGAGCACCGATGA
- a CDS encoding YfgM family protein, with product MKDRQAELEQNIVAENLAGFYKKIEPYSKLILTAVVIVIVALIAVGLYSSGEVAKRSDATLQLLMENPEVASQYPDTVAAAWSLLFQGNESLAQGINSLYQDRDEAETLLSQAKDQFSDARAASKETLLLSRANLGLGMAAESLGEIDEAIDAYKRTVDANESEAMVAVAQERIDRLSNPDTVEFLAWFSDQDFSPADPSLPPELPGASSLPDLPDLDLPDLNMGDDLKSSDEPGAPIEGGLELPETTEPETTEPETTEPETTEPETTEPETTEPETIEPEAATEPEAAEPAAEKTEETAE from the coding sequence ATGAAAGATCGCCAGGCAGAACTGGAACAGAACATCGTCGCCGAGAATTTGGCCGGCTTTTACAAGAAGATTGAGCCTTATTCCAAGCTCATCCTGACGGCGGTGGTGATCGTCATTGTGGCGTTGATCGCCGTCGGACTCTACTCCAGCGGCGAAGTCGCCAAACGCAGCGACGCGACCTTGCAGTTGCTGATGGAGAACCCCGAAGTCGCGTCCCAGTACCCCGACACCGTCGCGGCGGCTTGGTCGCTGCTGTTCCAGGGCAATGAAAGCTTGGCCCAAGGCATCAACTCGCTGTACCAAGACCGCGACGAAGCCGAGACCTTGCTCTCCCAAGCCAAAGATCAATTCAGCGACGCCCGGGCGGCGTCGAAAGAAACGCTGTTGCTGTCCCGGGCAAATTTGGGTCTGGGCATGGCCGCCGAATCGCTGGGCGAAATCGATGAGGCGATCGACGCCTACAAGCGAACCGTGGACGCCAACGAGTCCGAAGCAATGGTCGCCGTGGCACAGGAACGTATCGACCGACTGTCCAACCCGGACACCGTCGAATTCTTGGCCTGGTTCTCCGATCAAGATTTCTCGCCCGCCGACCCCTCGCTGCCGCCCGAGCTTCCCGGCGCCTCCTCGCTTCCCGATCTGCCCGATTTGGACCTCCCCGATCTGAACATGGGCGACGATCTGAAGTCGTCCGACGAGCCCGGCGCCCCGATCGAAGGCGGATTAGAACTGCCGGAAACGACCGAGCCGGAAACGACTGAACCGGAAACGACTGAACCGGAAACGACTGAACCGGAAACGACTGAACCGGAAACGACTGAACCGGAAACGATTGAACCGGAAGCTGCCACCGAGCCGGAAGCTGCCGAACCGGCAGCGGAAAAGACGGAAGAAACCGCCGAGTAG
- a CDS encoding DUF2237 family protein — MAKNVIGTDLETCSTDPMTGFYRDGCCNTGASDAGLHVICAVMTAEFLDFSKSRGNDLSTPNPLYRFAGLQPGDRWCLCAARWKEAYDAGQAPQVVLRATHVSALEFASLEELREHAVDESER, encoded by the coding sequence ATGGCAAAAAACGTTATTGGAACCGACCTCGAGACCTGCAGCACGGACCCGATGACCGGCTTTTATCGTGACGGGTGCTGCAACACCGGCGCTTCGGACGCGGGGCTGCACGTGATCTGTGCCGTGATGACGGCTGAATTCTTGGATTTCAGCAAGTCGCGCGGCAATGATCTCAGCACCCCCAATCCGCTGTACCGGTTCGCCGGACTGCAACCGGGCGACCGCTGGTGTTTGTGCGCCGCACGCTGGAAAGAGGCCTACGATGCCGGCCAAGCCCCTCAGGTGGTCCTCCGCGCCACCCATGTCTCGGCCCTGGAGTTTGCTTCGCTGGAAGAACTCCGGGAGCACGCGGTGGACGAATCCGAGCGGTAG
- a CDS encoding ATP-dependent helicase: protein MDVPHSDALLRELTAPQCEAVQHVDGPMLILAGPGSGKTRVVTHRIAYLLAQDIPDWQIAALTFTNKAADEMRLRLDKLAPGQKVWMGTFHRFCAQLLRRYASMVGLQENYSIYDTSDSKQAMKRAIEAAGVSTTHASPDQIANVISKAKNKLITPDVMEGQMLSPKETVAAKVYPVYQRQLLTANAVDFDDLLLHVANLLRHSPELRGELDQRFRYILVDEYQDTNLAQYAIVRALSIDHPNLSVTGDPDQSIYGWRGADLNNILDFEKDYPSVRTVRLEQNYRSTPNVLRVADQLIRHNRRRKQKNLFTDNDEGEPVILRWFENGYEEADSIADEIVAAISSGLARPSDFAIFCRMNSLTRSLEHALRGRGVPYQIVNGVEFYQRKEIKDVLAYLHLVNNPGHDVALTRVINTPTRGIGAKTVQRLQAFADSHNIPMLEAARRAEQIESLAKRSVTMVKKFVAIYDRIAARATAPLEDLMRCVVQESGYDKFLEKNSDEADDSSPLGNVDELISAAVDFDRRHPDDGSLEAFLEQVALVSDTDAFEENDQRVTLMTLHASKGLEFPRVFIVGVEDDLLPHKRSKEDDAQFEEERRLLFVGITRAKQWLQLSCCKRRMIRGDTRPVIASPFLNELPLEEMKRIESTVQRNYFDQEIDQSGGGDWDLPEIQINAEAQGEAQADVSFDFGANQDEDVFSSDDQARESSPAFDSVTAESAPPEAKTKSIPEIGALKTAADLMSGNRPPLTAYREGTTVRHYDYGEGTILAVSGLGPKRMARVQFADGEHNFRLAFAKLEVVG from the coding sequence ATGGATGTTCCCCACAGCGACGCTTTGCTCCGCGAATTGACAGCCCCGCAATGCGAAGCGGTTCAGCACGTCGACGGCCCGATGTTGATCCTGGCCGGCCCGGGCAGCGGAAAGACGCGAGTGGTCACGCACCGGATCGCGTATTTGTTGGCGCAAGACATTCCGGACTGGCAAATCGCGGCGTTGACCTTTACCAACAAAGCCGCCGACGAGATGCGATTGCGGTTGGACAAGCTGGCGCCCGGGCAAAAGGTCTGGATGGGCACCTTTCACCGTTTCTGCGCCCAGCTGTTGCGGCGGTACGCGTCGATGGTGGGCCTGCAAGAGAATTATTCGATTTACGACACCTCGGATTCCAAGCAGGCGATGAAGCGTGCGATCGAAGCCGCCGGGGTTTCCACCACGCATGCGTCTCCGGACCAGATCGCCAACGTGATCAGCAAGGCGAAAAACAAGCTGATCACGCCGGATGTGATGGAAGGCCAGATGCTTTCGCCCAAAGAAACGGTCGCCGCCAAGGTGTACCCGGTTTATCAACGTCAATTGTTGACGGCCAACGCGGTCGACTTTGATGACCTGCTGTTGCACGTCGCCAACCTGCTGCGGCACAGTCCTGAATTGCGTGGCGAACTGGATCAACGATTTCGCTACATCCTGGTCGACGAGTACCAAGACACCAATTTGGCTCAGTATGCGATCGTGCGGGCGCTTTCGATCGATCACCCCAACCTGTCGGTCACCGGAGACCCGGATCAATCGATCTATGGCTGGCGCGGCGCGGACCTGAACAACATCCTGGATTTTGAAAAAGATTACCCTTCGGTCCGAACGGTTCGGCTGGAACAAAACTATCGCAGCACGCCCAACGTGTTGCGGGTCGCCGATCAATTGATCCGTCACAACCGACGTCGCAAGCAAAAGAACCTGTTCACCGACAACGACGAAGGTGAACCGGTGATTTTGCGGTGGTTTGAAAACGGCTATGAGGAGGCCGATTCGATCGCCGATGAGATCGTCGCGGCGATTTCTTCCGGCCTGGCCCGGCCGAGCGATTTCGCAATCTTTTGTCGCATGAATTCGCTCACTCGGTCACTCGAACACGCACTGCGTGGCCGTGGCGTTCCCTATCAAATCGTCAACGGCGTCGAGTTCTATCAGCGGAAAGAAATCAAGGACGTGTTGGCGTATCTGCATCTGGTCAACAATCCCGGACACGACGTTGCGCTGACGCGTGTGATCAACACCCCGACCCGCGGCATCGGCGCCAAGACGGTGCAGCGGTTACAGGCGTTTGCCGACAGCCACAACATCCCGATGTTGGAAGCGGCCCGGCGGGCCGAGCAGATCGAATCGCTGGCCAAACGCAGCGTCACGATGGTCAAGAAATTTGTCGCGATCTACGACCGGATCGCCGCCCGCGCGACCGCGCCGCTGGAGGACTTGATGCGGTGCGTGGTTCAAGAATCGGGGTACGACAAGTTTCTGGAAAAGAATTCAGACGAGGCGGACGATTCCAGTCCGCTGGGGAACGTCGACGAATTGATCAGTGCCGCGGTGGACTTTGACCGGCGGCATCCCGACGACGGATCGCTGGAAGCGTTTTTGGAGCAAGTCGCACTGGTCAGCGACACCGACGCCTTCGAAGAAAACGACCAACGCGTCACACTGATGACCCTGCATGCCTCCAAGGGGCTGGAATTCCCACGCGTCTTCATCGTCGGCGTCGAAGATGATTTGCTGCCCCACAAACGATCCAAAGAAGACGATGCCCAATTCGAAGAGGAGCGGCGTTTATTGTTCGTCGGTATCACCCGCGCCAAACAATGGTTGCAGCTGAGTTGTTGTAAACGTCGCATGATTCGCGGCGACACGCGACCGGTGATCGCCAGCCCGTTTTTGAACGAGCTGCCGTTGGAGGAGATGAAACGCATCGAGTCGACGGTGCAACGAAATTATTTTGATCAGGAGATCGACCAGAGCGGTGGAGGGGATTGGGATCTGCCGGAAATCCAAATCAACGCGGAAGCCCAGGGAGAAGCCCAGGCAGACGTGTCGTTCGATTTCGGAGCCAATCAAGACGAGGACGTGTTCTCGTCCGACGACCAAGCCCGAGAGTCTTCGCCGGCGTTTGATTCGGTCACCGCCGAATCGGCTCCTCCGGAGGCCAAAACAAAATCGATCCCCGAGATCGGTGCGCTCAAGACGGCGGCGGATTTGATGTCGGGGAATCGTCCGCCGCTGACGGCGTATCGCGAAGGCACCACGGTGCGGCACTACGATTACGGCGAAGGAACGATCCTGGCCGTCAGCGGTCTCGGCCCCAAACGCATGGCACGCGTTCAATTCGCCGACGGAGAACACAATTTCCGACTCGCCTTCGCCAAGTTGGAAGTGGTGGGGTGA
- a CDS encoding sulfatase-like hydrolase/transferase, whose product MSRLAFLILVATVSSSSCPPGAGAAEPPNIVFIFSDDQCFDTVAAFGHPEVETPNLDRIAKRATTFTRAYNMGSWSGAVCVASRMMLNSGRFLWDAETVYQTAEQERQAGRWWSESMKAAGYRTYMTGKWHCRADAQKSFDVARDVRGGMPSQTPAGYNRPLIDPETGAVTDPWSPSDPKFGGFWEGGTHWSEVVANHSVDFLSEASAIDQPFFMYLAFNAPHDPRQSPAEYVAKYPVDQVKLPKNFLPEYPYAEAMAAGRRLRDEKLAPFPRTPLAVKTNRQEYYAIITHMDAMIGRILDAVKATGKQDNTWIFFTADHGLACGQHGLMGKQNLYDHSVRVPLMVIGPDAKAGQTIDHPVYLQDIMPTTLELAGIKQPEHVQFNSLLPMLGGADSPYDVVYGAYLDKQRSIRTENYKLIVYPIANKMRLYDMKQDPLEMNDLAGSASHAKTVKRLFSRLETLQAEMNDGLNLGELSRYTGS is encoded by the coding sequence ATGTCTCGACTCGCGTTTCTGATCCTTGTCGCAACGGTCTCGAGTTCTAGCTGCCCGCCGGGTGCCGGCGCGGCAGAGCCTCCCAATATCGTGTTCATCTTTTCCGACGACCAGTGCTTCGACACCGTCGCAGCGTTCGGCCACCCGGAAGTCGAAACACCCAATCTGGATCGCATCGCCAAGCGCGCGACCACCTTCACCCGCGCCTACAACATGGGGTCTTGGTCGGGTGCGGTGTGTGTCGCCAGCCGCATGATGCTCAATTCCGGGCGATTCCTCTGGGACGCCGAAACGGTTTATCAAACCGCCGAACAGGAACGGCAAGCGGGTCGGTGGTGGAGCGAGTCGATGAAAGCCGCCGGATATCGAACCTACATGACCGGAAAATGGCATTGCCGGGCCGACGCGCAAAAATCCTTTGACGTCGCCCGCGATGTCCGCGGCGGCATGCCCAGCCAAACGCCGGCCGGGTACAACCGACCGCTCATCGATCCGGAAACCGGCGCAGTGACCGATCCCTGGTCCCCGAGTGATCCCAAGTTCGGCGGGTTCTGGGAAGGCGGAACGCACTGGAGTGAAGTGGTTGCCAATCACTCGGTCGATTTTCTCAGCGAGGCCAGCGCGATCGACCAGCCGTTCTTCATGTACCTGGCCTTCAACGCGCCACACGATCCACGCCAATCGCCTGCCGAGTACGTTGCCAAGTACCCGGTCGACCAAGTCAAACTGCCGAAAAATTTCCTGCCCGAATACCCCTACGCCGAAGCGATGGCTGCCGGACGAAGGCTGCGCGACGAAAAACTGGCTCCGTTCCCCCGCACGCCCCTGGCCGTCAAGACAAACCGCCAAGAGTATTACGCGATCATCACGCACATGGACGCGATGATCGGCAGGATTCTGGACGCCGTCAAAGCGACCGGCAAACAGGACAACACGTGGATCTTCTTTACCGCCGACCACGGGCTCGCCTGCGGTCAACACGGCTTGATGGGCAAACAAAACTTGTACGACCACAGCGTCCGTGTGCCGCTGATGGTGATCGGGCCGGACGCCAAAGCGGGGCAAACCATCGATCACCCGGTGTACCTGCAAGACATCATGCCGACGACCTTGGAATTGGCCGGGATCAAGCAACCCGAGCACGTCCAATTCAACAGCCTGTTGCCGATGCTCGGCGGTGCCGACAGCCCCTACGATGTCGTCTACGGCGCCTACTTGGATAAACAACGCAGCATCCGCACGGAAAACTACAAGCTGATCGTCTATCCCATTGCCAACAAGATGCGTTTGTACGACATGAAACAGGATCCGCTGGAAATGAACGACCTGGCCGGTTCGGCAAGCCATGCCAAAACGGTCAAGCGGTTGTTCTCGCGTCTGGAAACACTGCAAGCCGAAATGAACGACGGCCTGAACCTGGGCGAGTTGTCACGCTACACGGGGTCGTGA
- the aroA gene encoding 3-phosphoshikimate 1-carboxyvinyltransferase translates to MPDPPTSTTTPELTGVSVQPGGAVRGEIRPPGSKSLTNRALICAAMACGQSTLSGALRSEDTAVMIDSLRTCGVSINVSEAGRTIQVDASTRSTSADAAHELYIANSGTSIRFLTAALSAAGGNYDLSGVERMHQRPIADLVAALAEVQLGSIATQSPGGCPPVAIRSRGWSDKPIRVGGSVSSQYLSGLMMAAPVALQARRSHADPGHPVGDIQINVIGELVSRPYIEMTASVMRSFGASVDIQEIDLNAVDSVSLRVNVSGAGYQGIEYAIEPDASAASYFWAAAAITGGAVTVLGLTPDAMQGDVGFCRVLEQMGCRCVHDADSMTISGRASRGVDVDMNQISDTVQTLAVVALFADGPTRVRGVAHNRFKETDRIGDLACELRKLGATIDEHDDGLTIHPPGDGITPATLETYHDHRMAMSLSLAGLAAEGVRVLNPSCTGKTYPEFFADLETLTGRPHRWC, encoded by the coding sequence ATGCCCGACCCACCGACGAGCACCACCACCCCCGAACTGACCGGCGTCTCTGTCCAACCGGGCGGCGCCGTCCGCGGGGAAATCCGACCGCCGGGCAGCAAAAGTTTGACCAACCGGGCGCTGATCTGCGCCGCGATGGCCTGCGGCCAGTCGACGCTTTCGGGAGCGTTGCGCAGCGAAGACACGGCGGTGATGATCGACAGTCTCCGCACCTGCGGCGTTTCGATCAATGTTTCCGAGGCCGGGCGAACGATCCAAGTCGACGCGTCGACCCGCAGCACCAGCGCGGACGCGGCCCATGAGTTGTACATCGCCAACAGCGGCACCTCGATTCGTTTTTTGACCGCCGCCCTGTCCGCGGCCGGAGGCAACTACGACTTGTCGGGCGTTGAGCGGATGCATCAACGGCCGATCGCTGACTTGGTCGCTGCACTGGCCGAAGTCCAACTCGGTTCGATCGCGACACAGTCCCCGGGCGGTTGCCCACCGGTCGCGATTCGCTCGCGCGGATGGAGCGACAAACCGATACGTGTCGGCGGCAGTGTCAGCAGCCAATACTTGAGCGGATTGATGATGGCCGCCCCGGTGGCCTTGCAAGCGCGGCGGTCACACGCCGATCCCGGTCACCCCGTCGGCGACATCCAAATCAACGTCATCGGCGAACTGGTCTCCCGGCCCTACATCGAAATGACGGCTTCGGTGATGCGATCGTTTGGGGCGAGCGTCGACATCCAGGAAATCGATTTAAACGCTGTCGATTCCGTCTCGTTGCGCGTCAACGTCTCGGGAGCGGGCTACCAAGGCATCGAGTACGCGATCGAACCAGACGCCTCGGCCGCCAGCTATTTCTGGGCCGCCGCGGCGATCACGGGGGGCGCGGTCACTGTGTTGGGGCTGACCCCCGACGCGATGCAAGGCGACGTCGGATTCTGCCGTGTGCTTGAGCAGATGGGATGCCGCTGCGTTCACGATGCCGACAGCATGACCATCTCCGGTCGTGCCTCGCGCGGCGTCGACGTGGACATGAACCAAATCAGCGATACCGTCCAAACGCTTGCCGTGGTGGCACTGTTTGCCGACGGCCCGACACGCGTTCGCGGCGTCGCCCACAATCGATTCAAAGAGACCGATCGCATCGGCGATCTGGCCTGCGAGCTCCGCAAACTCGGCGCGACGATTGACGAACACGACGACGGTCTGACGATCCATCCGCCCGGCGACGGGATCACGCCGGCCACGTTGGAAACCTACCATGACCACCGGATGGCGATGAGTCTTTCGCTGGCGGGCCTGGCCGCCGAAGGCGTCCGGGTACTGAACCCGTCCTGCACCGGAAAAACCTATCCCGAGTTCTTTGCCGACTTGGAAACGCTGACCGGTCGTCCCCACCGCTGGTGCTGA
- a CDS encoding NTP transferase domain-containing protein: MSETKGTRCGQRIVAVIDLGDHRVGDDRSFGGGAAVGEGQRVDPPHAIQRFANRRLAGQPLLLRMAARLSECQWVDEIYAVGCHLPDSMTQLKSPVIHPLSLPTCHLVERVGAIVDRTMPTWVFYVPANRPFVDAALVDGLLSKACKSGRGDYFGYTSSAQGRTPMERLGLAGEVCHADAIRRLRRNADRLSPGQTLAGCMEDAPGDYELNFVPVPDELDRCGLRFVIEDEHDWDEAHLVCESVREVDAGWQQVARLVSQKEHLRDATRSVDSI, translated from the coding sequence ATGTCAGAAACCAAAGGAACGCGGTGTGGCCAGCGGATCGTCGCGGTCATCGATCTGGGAGACCACCGAGTCGGTGATGACAGATCGTTCGGTGGTGGGGCGGCGGTCGGTGAAGGTCAGCGGGTCGATCCGCCACATGCGATCCAGCGGTTCGCCAATCGACGACTGGCCGGGCAACCTTTGTTGTTGCGGATGGCGGCGCGGTTGAGCGAATGCCAGTGGGTGGATGAGATCTACGCGGTGGGCTGTCACTTGCCGGATTCGATGACGCAACTCAAGAGCCCCGTGATCCATCCGCTGAGTCTGCCGACGTGCCATTTGGTGGAACGAGTCGGCGCGATCGTGGATCGGACGATGCCCACGTGGGTGTTTTATGTTCCGGCCAACCGGCCGTTTGTCGACGCCGCCTTGGTCGACGGGTTGCTGTCCAAAGCGTGCAAAAGCGGTCGCGGGGACTACTTCGGTTACACGTCCAGTGCTCAAGGGCGAACCCCGATGGAGCGTCTGGGGTTGGCCGGCGAGGTGTGTCACGCCGATGCGATCCGCCGGCTGAGACGGAACGCCGACCGTTTGTCTCCCGGCCAAACCCTGGCCGGCTGCATGGAGGATGCACCCGGCGACTATGAACTGAACTTTGTGCCCGTTCCCGACGAACTCGATCGTTGTGGTCTGCGGTTTGTCATCGAAGACGAGCACGACTGGGACGAAGCGCACCTGGTCTGCGAATCCGTCCGTGAAGTGGATGCGGGATGGCAGCAGGTCGCGCGCTTGGTCAGCCAAAAGGAGCACCTGCGAGACGCGACGCGCAGCGTCGATTCAATTTAG